The Methyloceanibacter sp. wino2 nucleotide sequence CGTGTCATTCTTTCCGATGGAGCGAGTCTTCGGGTCTTCGTTGTCGAAGCGCAATTGTCTTCGAGTCGAGTCCCCTCCTGGACACTCTCTACACAGAACGCACCATCCGAAGGGCCGTCCGCCGGGGCGGTTCGCGTTTCAAAGCACTGCCGGGGCGGGGCCGGCAGTGCACTTTGCCCGCCGGCAGAAGCAGACAGCCTTCGATGGCGGTGGTGCCGCCTCCCTCTTTCAGCGGCGCTTCGGCTGCGCGGCAATGATCTCTCTAGAACTTGCGATAGAGGCCAACCGCGAGATAACCGCTCGGGTCGCTTAGGAGATAGTCGCCCGTAAAACCGCCCGACACGGTGGCCTCGAAAGCCTCGAACTTGCCGCGAACGAAAGCGCCACCGCGCCCCGCGTCGTATTCCTGATTGCCGAGCACACCGCCCTCGAGTCCGACCGCGAAGATCGGTCCCATGCGGCAGCCGATACGAGTGAGCTGCCAGTACTCCTGGAAGGCCGTGCCATAGGCGCCGTCCGCGGAGAGGAACCAGCGATCGGAGATGTCCGTCCAGGTCTCGAGCGTGAGCCTGAGACCGAGTTCCGTTCCTTGGACCGAGTTGTTCGGATCGAACGGGGTGATGGATTGGTCGACGGCTTCGATGCCCGCGTAGGTACGCACGATTGTGCGGCCGCGATGGAACTCATACCCGGCCTGCACGGAGAGAAACGCGACCTCACCGTCAAACGTGGTCCGGCGATAGGCGGCACCGTCGAACAGCGCACCGTCATAATCGTAGGGGCCCCAGGCCCCGACGGCCCGAAGCCGCCAGCCCGGCGCGTCAAACCCCTCGCCAAAGGCATAGCCGCCGCCAGCATAGATGCTCGTGTAGTTGTTGGCGGTCTCGACGCCGCCGAAGACTTCGCGCCGCGGCGCTGCCTCATCGGCCTTGGCGACACCGGCTGAGAACACGGCACCTGCGGCGACAGCGAGCAGGACACACGACCCGATGGCCAGGGCGCGGCGGGTAGCCTCACCCGCCGCGTCGCCTAGCCGGTCCGCCGTCACGCGCCTACTCCACCTGTGGTTGTTGGTCAGTCATCGTAGACGGAGCGTTGCAAAAAGCCCGGCAACCACGCTGTGCGGAAGCGCCAAGGCCACAACCATGAGTAAGCGAATGCGTGCTTTGTTCCCCACAAGTTGGCAGAAAATGCACCCGGCCGAGGGCCGCGACGCGAGCGCTAGGGCTTGAAGATCAGGAGCACATAGGTGCCGAACAACACCAGATGCACGAACCCCAGCAGAATGTTGGTGGGCGCGCCCGAAAAGGTGATGTGGCAGACGAACAGCGTCACCGAGAGCAGAACGATGTCGACCGAGCTGAGGCCAAGCTTGAGGGGGGTTCCGGTGAACAAACTGATCGCCAGCATGACGGGAACGGTCAGTCCGATGGTCGAGAGCGCGCTGCCGAGACTGAGATTGACGGCGCGCTGCAATTGATCGCGCATGGCCGCTTGAAGCGCGGCCGTCCATTCGGGCGAAAGGATCAGCATGGCGATCACGACGCCGCCCAAGGCGTTGGGCAAGCCGATCTGGGCGATACCGTGGTCGAGAAGCGCCGCCAGCGGCTTCGACAGGAGAACGACCGGCAGCAGCGTCGCGAGCAGCAGCACCGCGTGGACAGGACCGGAATAGATCGGGCCGTGATGGCCGGAGTCACCCATGTCCGTGTCTGAGCCGCTCGGCGTGACGGCAGGGGTTTGCCCTACCCCCTTGCCCGCGGTGAGCTTCGGCTGCACGAAGAATTTCCGATGCCGCGTCGTTTGGATTCTGAGAAACGCCGCGTAGAGGAGCGCCGTCATCGCGCCGATGACGATCGCCTGCTGCCATTGCAGTGTCGGCCCCGATGTCGATTCCGTGAAGGTCGGGATCACCAGCGCCAGAAAGGCGAGCGGCGTGATGACCGCGAGATAAGCCAGCGCCCCTTGCAGATTGTATTGCTGCTGCACGTAGCGCAGACCGCCGACCGCGAGCACCGTCCCGACCATGCCGTTGAGGACGATCATGAGAATGGCGAACATGGTTTCGCGGGGCAGCGTGGGGTTGGGCGTCTTGCCCAGCATGACGGTCGCGAGAATTGCGACTTCGATACTGATGACCGAGAGGGTCAGAATCAGCGTGCCGTAAGGCTCGCCCAAAAGTTCGGCCAGGGCGTCCGCATGGCGCACGACGCCGAACGCGCACCAAATCATGACCCCGAACAGCCAGACGAACATCAGGCCAAGCCACGGCAGACTGTCCAGGTAGCCGAGCCACCCCTTACCGACGGTGAAGAACAGCGCAGTGGTCACGATGCCCGCAATGAGACCGGACTCGGCGCGCAGGATGCTGAGGAGAGTCTGGGGTGCGCCCGCCCCGCCTGAAGCACCCCCCTCGTGATCCGCCGGCTGCTTGGATTCGGCCATCGTTCCTCTAATCCGTGTTCCTCAAACGCGGCGCTAGAAGCCGGTCAACATCCCCTGCAAAGTCCCGTCCGGACCAAAGCCGATTATCATCGGGGTGCGACCGCCTGCAAGAACGAGATAGGCCGTGGCCCCCGCCAAGGCATAATTTTTCAGCCCCGCCGTGAAATGACCCATCACGCCCGCCGCGGTCAGCGCGTGGAGCGCCTGTAGCGCCGGCCGCGTGCCGTCACCGGTCAGCGCAGGCTCGATCTCTTTCTCGTAGCTTTCGAGTTGGGCTCTCTTGGCGAAGTGGATCATCGCGCCGCCGAACAGGAAGACCGTCAGCACCAATGCCCCCAACCTGGGGAAGACGCCGAAAACGATCGACAAGCCGCCGAGCCCCATCATGGCGATGCCCGCATAGGCAAAGAACGTCGGATTGCGTTTGAAGACGAGCCCCGTTTCGGCCGTCGTGAACTTGCGTGCGGCCCTGTCCTTGACCGAGCCCCAGGCTCCCATCAGGAACAAGCCCCCGACGGCAAGACGGAGGATCAGGGCTCCGGCATCCTCCAGGCTCACCGCAAGTCCTCCAGGTCAATCGCCGGCGAGTCCCCGTCGCCGCGCGCCGCGGTCACAGGACCCAGCCGGGGTCGTGGCCGACAGTATGGAAGGCATTGAGGAGCGCCGTCCCCCAGCCCTCGCGAAGCTCTTGCAGATACGGGTTGTCTTCTTCGAGCCGGATGGTGAAGGCACGGCTCAGCGTATCGCGCCGGTAGATCATCAAATCGATGGGCGGCCCCACCGAGACGTTCGAGCGCATGGTCGAATCGAAGGAGATCAAGGCGCACTTGGCGGCGTCCTTCAACGTCGTCTCCCGCCGCAGAACCCGGTCGAGGATAGGCTTGCCGTATTTGACCTCACCGATCTGGAAATAGATCGTGTCGCCCATGGCCTCGATGAAGTTGCCCGCGTCATAGATCTGAAACAGCCGAAGCTTGCCGCCCCGCACCTGCCCGCCGAGTACGAACGAGGCGGAAAAGTCGATGTCGTGCTGCTGCAAATACCCGGAATCGACCTTGTGCACCTCGCGCAGGGCCCGGCCGATGATCCGCGCGGCGTTGAACATCGAGGTGGCGGCGTAGAGGTCCTTCTCCGGATCGTCGGAATCCAGCCACTCACCGATGAGGCTGATCACGCCTTGCGTCAGCGACAGATTGCCAGCCGTAAGCAGTGTGAAGAACCGTTCGCCCGGACGTTCGAAGGTGAACATCTTACGGAAGGTCGAAACGCGATCGATGCCGGCATTGGTGCGGGAATCGGACGCGAGCACCACCCCTTCATCAAGCAGAATACCGACGCAATACGTCACTGATCCCACCGTCCCCGGCTTTATTGCTGGTTTGGAAAACTAACCCGGACACTCATCTCTTCGTCACCGCCGCCTGCCCGAACGCCACGCATGGGACCTGCTTCGGAATAGTCGAGACCGATCGCGGTCCGGACGTACGACTCATCTGGGCAAGCGCGATTGGTGGGATCGAACCCTACCCAGCCGAGAGAGTCAACGAATGCCTCAGCCCAGGCATGACTGGCCGCATGAGCGTCGTGGCCAATGCCTTGGGTCATGTACCCGCTGACGTAGCGGGCCGGAATGTCAAGCGAGCGGGCGGCCGCGCAGAAGATGTGCGCAAGGTCCTGACATACGCCGCTGCCCTGCTCCATAGCCTCGGCGCCCGTCGTGTGGACGTGGGTTTCGCCGGGCTTGTAGGCGACGGCCTTGGCGATGGCCAACATGATGTCGTGCAGGACCTCGATCCGGTCGCGCTCGTCCTTGCCCTGGGCCGCGACCGCAAGCTCGCGAATCGGCTCCGCGGCCACCGTCGCCGGCGTCTCGCGAAGATACAGCATGACAGGCAGTTCCGGGGACGCCACGCCGACGACGCCGCTGGTGTCGCGCGTCCGCACAAGGCCGCTGACCCGGAGGTCGAGGCGCTCGACGGGCTTGGTCACCGTAAGCGTATGGCATGCGTTGCCGTATTGGTCCTGCCAGGGCGTCGTGGTGGCGCCCGGACAGATCAGGGCCCAGTTCTCCACCGCCTGGGTGCGACCGGAAAGCGGTGTCATGCGCAAGTACTGCGTCGTCGCCAGAAGCGGCTCCGTGTACTCGTAGGACGTGGAATGCTCGATGCGGATAAGCATGCGCTAGACGGCCTCCGCCATCACCATCGGGGTCATCAGGAAGTCCTCTTGGATCTGCGACCCCAAGGCGTGGTTGTCCTCGATGAAGCGGGTCAGATATTCGTGCAGCCCTTCGCGGAACACCGCCTGGATCTGCCCGTAGCAAAGTTGCGCATGGGTCTGGCCCGCGAGCCGGCGGCACTCCAGCGGCTTCTCCTTGGACAGCTCGTCCAAGGTCGACAGTACGATGGCGTAGCAGTGATGCAGGGAGCGCGGCATGTCTTCGCGCAAGATCAGGAGTTCGGCCACGCGCCAGGGATAGATCGTGTCGTGGTAGATGCGCCGATACGCGCGGTAGGCGCCGACCGACCGCAGCAGCGCCGCCCACTGATAGTAGTCCACGTACCCGCCGACCTGTTCGGTGTCGGGCAGCAGGACGTGGTACTTCACATCGAGGATGCGGGCCGTGTTGTCGGCACGCTCGATGAAGGTGCCGAGGCGCAAGAACCGGAACCCGTCGTCGTGGAGCATGGTGCCGAAGACCACGCCCCGGAAGAGATGAGACCGTTCCTTGACCCAGTCGAAGAAATCCCGAAAGCCCCAGCGCTCGACCTCGTCGTAGTCGAAGCTCTGCATCTGCAGCCAGGTCGCGTTCAGGGTCTCCCACGCCTCGCTCGAGATCGAGGCCCTGCGGGCACGCGCGTTCTCGCGTGCATTGCGAATGAGCGAGTAGATTGAACCGTTGTTCTCCGGATCCAGCGCGACGTAGCGCACCAGGTTCTCGTGGGTCAGCGCGTCGTAGCGCTCGTGGAAATTATCGTCGCCCGGCGCGATGGTCAGGATCGGCTCGAACTGCTCTTCGCGGTCGAGCGAGGTCGGCAGGAGGGCCAACCGGAAACTCACCTCGAGCATGCGGGCGGTGTTCTCGGCGCGCTCCATGTTGCGCGCCATCCAGTACAGATCCTCGGCGGTCCGGCTCAGCATGCTCCACGCTCCAAAACCCAAGTGTCCTTCGTCCCGCCGCCTTGGCTCGAATTGACGACTAGGGACTTTTCGCGAAGCGCCACGCGGGTCAGCCCGCCCGGGATGACGGATGTCTCGTTGCCCGAGAGCACGAACGGCCTCAAGTCCACGTGACGCGGCGCAATGTTGCCGTTGCACAAGGTCGGCGAGGTGGACAGCGTGAGCGTGGGCTGAGCGATGAAGTTGGCCGGGTCCTGCAGCACGCGCGCCTTGTAGGCCTCCTGCTCCGCCTTGGTCGAGGCCGGCCCAATCAGCATGCCGTAGCCGCCGGAGCCCTGGACTTCTTTCACAACGAGGTTCTCGATGTTCTGGAGAACGTGCTGGCACTGCTTGGGATCGCGCAGCATGTAGGTCTGGACGTTGTTCAAAATCGCGTGCTCGCCGAGATAGAACTCGATCATGCGGGGCACGTAAGTGTACATGGCCTTGTCGTCGGCCACGCCCGTTCCGAGCGCGTTGGCGAGGGCAACATGGCCTGCGCGGATCACCGACAGAAGGCCCGGAACCGCGAGCAACGATCCGGGATAGAACGCGAGCGGGTCCATGAAGTCGTCGTCGAGACGGCGATAGATAACATCGACGCGGACCGGACCCTCAGTCGTCCGCATCCAGACATAGCCATCGCGCACGAACAGATCGACGCCTTCGACGAGATCGATGCCCATCTGCTCGGCCAGAAATACATGTTCGAAATAGGCGCTGTTGTAGCGGCCGGGCGTCAGCAGCACGACGACCGGGTCCTCCGCCCCGCCCGGCGCAACCGCGCGCAAATTCTCCAACAAGCGCTCGGGATAGTTGCCGACCGGCGACACGGCTTGGCCGTTAAAGGCATCCGGGAACAGCCGCATCATGATTTCCCGGTTCTCGAGAAGATAGGATACGCCCGACGGGGTGCGGACGTTGTCCTCGAGCACGAAGAAGTCGCGCTCGCCGGTGCGGACAAGATCGACGCCGGCGACGTGCGCGTAGACATCCTTCGGAAGATCGACACCGATCATCTCGGGCCGGTAGGCGGGGTTCTTGAACACCAACTCCGCCGGGATGAGTTCGGCCTTCAGAATCTCCTGGTTGTGATAGATGTCGTACAGGAACATGTTGATTGCCTTCACCCGCTGAAGGCAACCGCGCTCGACCAGCTCCCATTCGGAGTGGTGCAGGATTCGCGGGATCAAATCGAAGGGAATCAGGCGCTCGGTCGAACCGCCTTCCGTATAGACGGCGAAGGTGATGCCAAGCCTGCGGAAGAGCGCATCGGCGGCTTCTTGCTTGGTCGCAAGGGATTCGAGCGAAAGGCCGTCGAGGAACTTGGCGAGCTGCTTATAGGCAGGCCGCACATTGCCCTCGGAATCCTTCATCTCATTGAAAAATTTGGCGTAATACTCGGCAGAGTCCGTCGGAACTTCCCCTGCCATCAGCGTCTCTGTGTCTTGCGGCAAACTCAGCCGTCTCCATTAAGCGCCTTGGATCGCCCGTTCCTCACGTCCGTTTCCGTCCCGTAGTCGTATTTTTTAGGCATCATAGTCGGATGCTACTGGATTGGGCAACACCGGCCTGAGCTTGCCCACCGCAACGAGGTCCTAAGGCCCTGACACGAGCGTCCGGTCCCGCAGCCTTCGGACGCAAAACGCCCTACTCCGCAGGCTTGGCGCTCTCTTCCTCCGGCAACTTCCGGTCCGGCATGAACTTCCGCACCACGACATAGAAGATCGGCGTGAAGATCAGGCCGAACGCCGTAACGCCCAGCATGCCAGAGAACACGGCCGTGCCCAGGGACTGGCGCATCTCGGAGCCGGCCCCGGTCGCGATGACGAGCGGCACGACACCGAGAATAAAGGCCAATGCCGTCATCAGAATAGGCCGCAAGCGCACGCGCGCCGCCTCGACCACGGCCTGGAACCGGTCCTGGCCTTGCTCCTCGTTCTGCCGCGCGAATTCGACAATCAGAATGGCGTTCTTCGCGGCCAAGGCAATCAAGACGACAAAGCCGACCTGGCCCAGAATGTTGATGTCCATCCCGCGCAGCATCAATCCGCTGACCGCAGCCAGCAGACACATGGGCACGATCAAGATGACCGCGAGCGGCAAGCCCCAGCTCTCATATTGAGCGGCGAGCAGCAGGAACACGAACACAACCGCCGCGGCGAACACAAAGATGGCGGTGTCGCCGGCTTGTTTCTCTTGATAGGCGAGC carries:
- a CDS encoding circularly permuted type 2 ATP-grasp protein — protein: MAGEVPTDSAEYYAKFFNEMKDSEGNVRPAYKQLAKFLDGLSLESLATKQEAADALFRRLGITFAVYTEGGSTERLIPFDLIPRILHHSEWELVERGCLQRVKAINMFLYDIYHNQEILKAELIPAELVFKNPAYRPEMIGVDLPKDVYAHVAGVDLVRTGERDFFVLEDNVRTPSGVSYLLENREIMMRLFPDAFNGQAVSPVGNYPERLLENLRAVAPGGAEDPVVVLLTPGRYNSAYFEHVFLAEQMGIDLVEGVDLFVRDGYVWMRTTEGPVRVDVIYRRLDDDFMDPLAFYPGSLLAVPGLLSVIRAGHVALANALGTGVADDKAMYTYVPRMIEFYLGEHAILNNVQTYMLRDPKQCQHVLQNIENLVVKEVQGSGGYGMLIGPASTKAEQEAYKARVLQDPANFIAQPTLTLSTSPTLCNGNIAPRHVDLRPFVLSGNETSVIPGGLTRVALREKSLVVNSSQGGGTKDTWVLERGAC
- a CDS encoding alpha-E domain-containing protein, yielding MLSRTAEDLYWMARNMERAENTARMLEVSFRLALLPTSLDREEQFEPILTIAPGDDNFHERYDALTHENLVRYVALDPENNGSIYSLIRNARENARARRASISSEAWETLNATWLQMQSFDYDEVERWGFRDFFDWVKERSHLFRGVVFGTMLHDDGFRFLRLGTFIERADNTARILDVKYHVLLPDTEQVGGYVDYYQWAALLRSVGAYRAYRRIYHDTIYPWRVAELLILREDMPRSLHHCYAIVLSTLDELSKEKPLECRRLAGQTHAQLCYGQIQAVFREGLHEYLTRFIEDNHALGSQIQEDFLMTPMVMAEAV
- a CDS encoding calcium:proton antiporter translates to MAESKQPADHEGGASGGAGAPQTLLSILRAESGLIAGIVTTALFFTVGKGWLGYLDSLPWLGLMFVWLFGVMIWCAFGVVRHADALAELLGEPYGTLILTLSVISIEVAILATVMLGKTPNPTLPRETMFAILMIVLNGMVGTVLAVGGLRYVQQQYNLQGALAYLAVITPLAFLALVIPTFTESTSGPTLQWQQAIVIGAMTALLYAAFLRIQTTRHRKFFVQPKLTAGKGVGQTPAVTPSGSDTDMGDSGHHGPIYSGPVHAVLLLATLLPVVLLSKPLAALLDHGIAQIGLPNALGGVVIAMLILSPEWTAALQAAMRDQLQRAVNLSLGSALSTIGLTVPVMLAISLFTGTPLKLGLSSVDIVLLSVTLFVCHITFSGAPTNILLGFVHLVLFGTYVLLIFKP
- the bcsS gene encoding cellulose biosynthesis protein BcsS, with the translated sequence MTADRLGDAAGEATRRALAIGSCVLLAVAAGAVFSAGVAKADEAAPRREVFGGVETANNYTSIYAGGGYAFGEGFDAPGWRLRAVGAWGPYDYDGALFDGAAYRRTTFDGEVAFLSVQAGYEFHRGRTIVRTYAGIEAVDQSITPFDPNNSVQGTELGLRLTLETWTDISDRWFLSADGAYGTAFQEYWQLTRIGCRMGPIFAVGLEGGVLGNQEYDAGRGGAFVRGKFEAFEATVSGGFTGDYLLSDPSGYLAVGLYRKF
- a CDS encoding DoxX family protein, with protein sequence MSLEDAGALILRLAVGGLFLMGAWGSVKDRAARKFTTAETGLVFKRNPTFFAYAGIAMMGLGGLSIVFGVFPRLGALVLTVFLFGGAMIHFAKRAQLESYEKEIEPALTGDGTRPALQALHALTAAGVMGHFTAGLKNYALAGATAYLVLAGGRTPMIIGFGPDGTLQGMLTGF
- a CDS encoding proteasome-type protease; the protein is MGSVTYCVGILLDEGVVLASDSRTNAGIDRVSTFRKMFTFERPGERFFTLLTAGNLSLTQGVISLIGEWLDSDDPEKDLYAATSMFNAARIIGRALREVHKVDSGYLQQHDIDFSASFVLGGQVRGGKLRLFQIYDAGNFIEAMGDTIYFQIGEVKYGKPILDRVLRRETTLKDAAKCALISFDSTMRSNVSVGPPIDLMIYRRDTLSRAFTIRLEEDNPYLQELREGWGTALLNAFHTVGHDPGWVL
- a CDS encoding transglutaminase family protein, which encodes MLIRIEHSTSYEYTEPLLATTQYLRMTPLSGRTQAVENWALICPGATTTPWQDQYGNACHTLTVTKPVERLDLRVSGLVRTRDTSGVVGVASPELPVMLYLRETPATVAAEPIRELAVAAQGKDERDRIEVLHDIMLAIAKAVAYKPGETHVHTTGAEAMEQGSGVCQDLAHIFCAAARSLDIPARYVSGYMTQGIGHDAHAASHAWAEAFVDSLGWVGFDPTNRACPDESYVRTAIGLDYSEAGPMRGVRAGGGDEEMSVRVSFPNQQ